The Echinicola rosea genome has a segment encoding these proteins:
- a CDS encoding DUF805 domain-containing protein yields MKTILEPTGRITRRKYLVLFVLFYFINLLCIMLLYESMKAENWLTFAIFGILLITTIVLLLVQAIKRLHDIGMDWKYALYLLIPPPINLIGFIYLAIKAGHDGPNKFGPDPRKTDVV; encoded by the coding sequence ATGAAAACTATTCTTGAACCTACAGGGAGAATCACCCGACGAAAGTACTTAGTCCTTTTTGTACTATTTTATTTTATCAATCTGCTTTGCATCATGTTGCTTTATGAATCCATGAAGGCAGAAAACTGGCTCACCTTTGCTATTTTTGGCATTCTACTTATCACGACGATCGTTTTGTTATTGGTACAGGCCATCAAGCGGCTTCATGACATTGGGATGGACTGGAAGTATGCGCTGTACCTACTCATTCCACCTCCAATAAACCTGATTGGTTTTATATACCTGGCCATTAAAGCTGGACATGATGGACCAAACAAATTTGGGCCAGACCCAAGAAAAACGGACGTTGTTTAG